The Terriglobales bacterium genome has a window encoding:
- a CDS encoding four helix bundle protein: protein MGSVTSHRDLVVWQKSMDLAVLVYRLSQKFPSSEAYRLVSQMTRSAVSVPANIAEGHARSSRKDYSHFLSVAKGSLMETETYLMLSVRLRYITEDDAGSALSIITELSKMITAIRSKLADN from the coding sequence ATGGGAAGCGTTACTTCACATCGTGATCTCGTCGTGTGGCAGAAATCGATGGACTTGGCTGTTCTCGTCTATCGGCTGAGTCAGAAATTTCCTTCCAGTGAGGCGTATCGTCTTGTCTCTCAAATGACGCGCAGTGCGGTATCAGTTCCAGCCAATATTGCAGAGGGGCACGCGAGGAGCAGCAGGAAAGATTATTCGCACTTTCTTTCGGTCGCCAAAGGTTCCTTGATGGAAACCGAAACCTACCTGATGCTTTCAGTTCGATTGAGATACATTACTGAAGATGACGCAGGATCAGCGTTGAGTATCATCACAGAACTCAGCAAAATGATTACCGCAATCCGATCGAAACTAGCCGATAACTAA
- a CDS encoding methylmalonyl-CoA mutase family protein, whose product MSAEKQSKKSSRSLAESPIHDTFDQRHPSPAEKEWAEETLLPALEKAPEQPIGAASGVNLDENGNARFTTISGMPVRRLHTQADLPEDWSAEKYLGYPGQPPYTRAIHASGYRGRLWTMRQFSGFASPEETNQRYKYLLAHGTGGLSVAFDLPTLMGFDSDAPESEGEVGKCGVAIDSLEDMEILFNGIDLEKTTVSMTINSPASVLWAMYLVVAEKQGANWKNISGTIQNDILKEYIAQKEYIYPPAPSMRLVIDTFEFGTHFTPKFNSISISGYHIREAGSTALQELAFTIYDGVEYVEWARRRGLNVDEFGPRLSFFFNSHNDFFEEIAKFRASRKIWYRLMKDRFGAKNARTWLMRFHTQTAGVSLTAQQPLNNIARTAVQALAAVLGGTQSLHTDSYDEALALPTEDAARIALRTQQVIAYESGVAQTVDPLGGSYFVEKLTLDMEKGAFDYFDKLDAMGGMVKAIERGYPQKEIAEAAYQYQRAVENKEKLIVGANEFLIEETLPKILYIDHEEVANHQTRKLNALKSRRSNEQVKRCLEALKKAAAQEPVVKADGRMSDANTMPYIIDAVRAYATVGEICNSLREVYGTYEEVSVT is encoded by the coding sequence ATGTCCGCTGAAAAGCAGAGTAAGAAGAGCTCTCGAAGCCTCGCTGAGAGCCCGATCCACGACACATTCGACCAGCGCCATCCCTCTCCCGCCGAAAAGGAATGGGCCGAAGAGACACTTCTTCCCGCCCTGGAAAAGGCGCCAGAACAACCGATCGGAGCAGCGTCCGGCGTAAACCTTGACGAGAACGGCAACGCCCGCTTCACGACCATTTCGGGAATGCCGGTGCGGCGCCTACATACGCAGGCCGATCTCCCTGAGGACTGGAGCGCAGAGAAGTACCTCGGCTACCCAGGACAGCCACCATACACGCGCGCGATCCACGCCTCCGGTTATCGCGGCAGGCTATGGACGATGCGCCAGTTCTCCGGCTTCGCATCTCCCGAGGAAACGAATCAGCGTTACAAATATTTGCTCGCCCATGGGACTGGCGGACTCTCGGTTGCCTTCGATTTGCCCACGCTGATGGGATTCGATTCCGATGCTCCCGAAAGTGAAGGTGAAGTCGGTAAGTGCGGCGTCGCCATCGATTCACTCGAGGACATGGAGATTCTGTTCAACGGTATCGATCTCGAGAAGACCACGGTCTCGATGACCATCAATTCGCCCGCTTCAGTGTTATGGGCGATGTATCTCGTGGTGGCGGAGAAGCAGGGCGCCAACTGGAAGAATATCTCGGGAACGATTCAGAACGACATCCTGAAAGAGTACATCGCGCAGAAGGAATATATCTATCCGCCGGCTCCTTCCATGCGCCTCGTGATCGATACCTTCGAGTTCGGCACGCACTTCACGCCAAAGTTCAACAGCATATCCATCAGCGGATACCACATTCGCGAAGCCGGTTCGACCGCTCTTCAGGAACTCGCCTTCACAATTTATGACGGCGTCGAGTATGTCGAGTGGGCGCGGCGCCGTGGACTTAACGTCGATGAATTTGGTCCCCGACTGAGCTTCTTCTTCAACTCGCACAACGATTTCTTTGAAGAGATCGCCAAGTTCCGCGCTTCACGCAAAATCTGGTATCGGCTGATGAAGGATCGCTTTGGCGCGAAGAATGCCCGCACCTGGCTGATGCGCTTTCATACGCAGACGGCTGGCGTATCCCTAACCGCGCAGCAGCCATTGAACAATATCGCCCGCACAGCTGTTCAGGCCCTCGCCGCGGTGCTCGGTGGAACTCAGTCTTTGCATACCGACAGTTACGACGAAGCTCTGGCCCTCCCAACCGAAGACGCTGCCCGCATCGCGCTGCGCACGCAGCAGGTGATCGCTTACGAATCGGGAGTCGCGCAAACGGTCGATCCTCTCGGTGGTTCGTACTTCGTCGAAAAACTCACGCTCGACATGGAGAAAGGCGCATTCGACTACTTCGACAAACTCGACGCGATGGGCGGGATGGTGAAAGCCATCGAGCGCGGATATCCGCAAAAAGAAATTGCAGAGGCCGCATATCAGTACCAACGTGCCGTGGAGAACAAAGAGAAGCTGATCGTCGGCGCTAACGAGTTCCTGATCGAAGAAACCCTTCCAAAAATCCTTTACATCGACCATGAGGAAGTGGCCAATCACCAAACCAGAAAGCTCAATGCCCTCAAATCGCGCCGCTCAAACGAACAAGTAAAGCGCTGCCTCGAAGCGCTGAAAAAGGCTGCCGCACAGGAGCCCGTAGTAAAAGCCGACGGCAGGATGTCCGACGCGAACACCATGCCGTACATCATTGACGCGGTGCGAGCTTACGCAACGGTAGGCGAAATCTGTAACTCGCTGCGGGAAGTTTATGGGACGTATGAGGAAGTGAGCGTGACGTAA
- a CDS encoding glycoside hydrolase family 97 protein encodes MGKLAKSLLLFTLQFWFWGMMSAQSNHELRSPDGRIQIKIRVGEKIQYDVLLGGRTLLENSTFSLDVEHKPLGLQPKVVEAKERENDQIIKPTVRQKFAQIRDHYKELRLSMEGGYGVVFRAYDEGIAYRLETSQATQQVKVYGEQDNWNFPSNLVAYYPQEDSFFSHNERKYLPQFLSGIGTGSLASLPAVVDAGGTKVAIAESDVEDYPGMWLRGTSGNGLAAAFPPYPLKEKLEGDRDFRVVESADYIAVTSGTRTFPWRVIGIAEKDGDLLTNELVWLLQKPSELQDTSWIKPGKVSWDWWNANNISGVDFQSGINTQTYKYYIDFAAKYGIPYIILDEGWYKRGNVLDVVPEINMEELTTYAKQKNVGIVLWVVWKTLDDQLIPALDQYEKWGIKGIKVDFMQRSDQPVMNFYAKVCREAAKRKMLVDFHGDQKPASMTRTWPNLINAEGVRGLEWSKWSAETEPEHNVTLPFTRMFLGPMDYTPGAMRNASKKSFAPIHNQPMSLGTRCHQLAMYVVYESPLQMLADTPSNYLREPEAMEFLAAVPTEWDDTKVLDAKIADYVVVAKRNGLDWYIGAMTDWTPRSLDIDLSFLPEGSFTMDAYQDGINADRWASDYKKKTTRVNKGTKVTIKLAPGGGWAARIHP; translated from the coding sequence TTGGGCAAACTTGCAAAGAGCCTCCTCTTATTCACGCTGCAGTTTTGGTTCTGGGGAATGATGAGCGCACAGTCGAACCACGAGCTGCGTTCACCCGATGGTCGAATCCAAATCAAGATTCGTGTCGGCGAGAAGATCCAATATGACGTGCTGTTAGGCGGGAGAACGCTGCTTGAGAACAGCACGTTTTCGCTCGATGTCGAGCATAAACCGCTGGGTCTGCAGCCGAAGGTGGTCGAGGCGAAGGAGCGGGAGAACGATCAGATAATCAAGCCCACGGTACGCCAAAAGTTTGCGCAGATTCGTGACCACTACAAGGAATTGCGCCTCAGCATGGAGGGCGGGTACGGGGTAGTCTTCCGCGCTTACGACGAAGGCATCGCCTATCGCCTCGAAACCTCTCAGGCAACGCAACAGGTGAAGGTCTATGGCGAGCAGGACAACTGGAACTTCCCCAGTAATTTGGTGGCCTATTATCCGCAGGAAGACAGTTTCTTCTCCCACAATGAACGCAAATATCTGCCGCAGTTCCTGAGCGGAATTGGGACAGGATCGCTGGCGAGTCTGCCTGCCGTTGTAGACGCAGGAGGCACAAAGGTAGCGATCGCGGAATCCGATGTAGAAGATTACCCGGGCATGTGGTTGCGAGGCACTAGCGGCAACGGACTCGCTGCGGCTTTTCCGCCGTATCCATTGAAAGAAAAGCTGGAAGGTGACCGTGACTTTCGGGTTGTCGAGAGTGCCGACTACATCGCGGTCACTTCCGGGACGCGAACCTTCCCGTGGAGAGTGATTGGTATCGCGGAGAAGGATGGCGATCTACTGACAAACGAGTTGGTCTGGTTGCTGCAGAAACCGTCGGAACTGCAGGACACTTCCTGGATCAAGCCGGGAAAAGTATCTTGGGACTGGTGGAACGCCAACAACATTTCTGGTGTCGATTTCCAATCGGGAATTAATACTCAGACTTACAAGTACTACATCGACTTCGCCGCTAAGTACGGTATTCCCTACATAATCCTCGACGAGGGCTGGTACAAGCGGGGTAACGTGCTAGACGTAGTTCCTGAAATAAATATGGAGGAACTTACCACCTACGCGAAACAGAAGAACGTCGGAATCGTTCTGTGGGTCGTCTGGAAGACGCTCGACGATCAACTGATTCCGGCGCTCGATCAATACGAAAAATGGGGAATCAAAGGGATCAAAGTTGACTTCATGCAGCGTAGCGATCAGCCTGTAATGAACTTCTACGCAAAGGTGTGTAGGGAAGCTGCCAAGCGGAAGATGCTGGTGGATTTTCATGGCGACCAGAAACCAGCTTCGATGACGCGCACGTGGCCCAACCTGATCAACGCGGAGGGTGTCCGTGGGCTTGAGTGGAGCAAGTGGAGCGCCGAGACCGAGCCAGAGCACAACGTTACGCTGCCTTTCACGCGCATGTTCCTCGGCCCAATGGACTACACGCCCGGAGCGATGCGCAACGCATCGAAGAAAAGCTTTGCTCCGATCCACAACCAGCCAATGTCGCTCGGTACGCGTTGCCATCAGCTCGCAATGTACGTCGTCTACGAGAGCCCATTGCAGATGCTGGCGGATACTCCGTCAAACTACTTGCGAGAGCCCGAAGCGATGGAATTCCTCGCGGCGGTTCCGACGGAATGGGATGACACGAAAGTGCTCGATGCGAAGATCGCCGACTACGTTGTGGTCGCCAAACGAAACGGACTCGATTGGTATATCGGGGCGATGACTGACTGGACTCCGCGCAGCCTTGATATTGACTTGTCCTTCTTGCCCGAGGGAAGTTTCACAATGGACGCCTACCAGGATGGCATCAACGCGGATAGATGGGCGAGCGACTACAAGAAGAAGACGACGCGCGTGAATAAAGGCACAAAGGTGACGATCAAGCTCGCACCCGGCGGAGGCTGGGCGGCGAGAATCCATCCTTAA
- a CDS encoding sigma-70 family RNA polymerase sigma factor gives MLYGLHKRRVYSLCLRMTGNTAEAEDLTQEAFLQLYRKIGTFRGESAFSTWLHRLSVNVVLMHLRKKGLPEVSLEETLEPQQEDGPKKDIGARDNVLAGSIDRVNLERAIENLPPGYRIIFVLHDIEGYEHNEIAEMMGCSIGNSKSQLHKARMKLRDLLKQSKAEKAVRR, from the coding sequence CTGCTTTATGGACTTCACAAGCGCCGGGTATATTCACTGTGTTTAAGGATGACGGGAAATACCGCTGAGGCCGAGGATTTGACGCAAGAGGCGTTTCTTCAGCTTTACCGCAAGATCGGAACCTTTCGCGGTGAGTCGGCATTCTCCACCTGGCTGCATCGGTTATCTGTAAACGTAGTGCTGATGCACCTTAGGAAGAAGGGGCTGCCCGAAGTTTCATTGGAAGAAACGCTGGAGCCGCAGCAGGAAGACGGGCCCAAGAAGGACATTGGCGCTCGAGATAACGTGCTCGCCGGATCGATTGACCGCGTGAATTTGGAGCGCGCAATCGAGAATCTTCCCCCGGGGTATCGCATCATTTTTGTGCTACATGACATCGAAGGATATGAGCACAATGAAATCGCGGAGATGATGGGATGTTCCATCGGCAACAGCAAATCACAGCTGCACAAGGCAAGAATGAAGCTCCGCGACCTGTTAAAGCAGAGCAAGGCAGAGAAGGCGGTGCGGCGATGA
- a CDS encoding prolyl oligopeptidase family serine peptidase — protein MKIRLLILCTLLPCLAAIAADLPQKEVHGGHGITLPAPPPTEAKPVTDTVSGHSLTDPYRWLEDQSSPETRAWIDSQMRYTQQYLSQVKVRPELVKRLTELEHVETIGIPIERNDTYFYTKRLPDENQASIYIRKGLHGSDERLIDATKLSADQNTSVHVNDVSEDASLLAYGVREGGADEQTVHLMDVPNRKELADVLPRARYSGVNLSPDKQGLYYAKYEPTGTIVYYHHIGSPLDSDQLVFGKEYKGEKFGQMELISPDITENGRYLLISVGHGVPAKRVDIYAKDLRKPDSELREMIHGIDSRFTPVNYDDDLYVLTDYQAENYRVLKITMSDPVADKWQVIVPEGKDAISGISIVGGKLFVTGLHDVVTETRIFTLDGKQTGTITYPALGSASEVFGREDSKHGFYTFDSFNIPPVIYHYDIATGKADVFAKPKVPFNSDAYEVKQVFYNSKDGTRVPMFISSKKGLKQNGSVPTLMYAYGGFLLSQTAHWNPEYAWWMEQGGFYAQPNLRGGGEYGEAWHKAGMFEKKQNVFDDFFSAAEYLVTNKYTSPARLAIRGRSNGGLLMGAALTQRPYLFGAIWVGYPLLDMIRFHKFLVGRWWTSEYGSAEEPEQYAYLIKYSPYQNVKAGTKYPAIMLNTGDSDTRVAPLHARKMTALLQAEDGSDRPVLLHYELKAGHSSGVSLQQLVNDTADELAFLWNETSGK, from the coding sequence ATGAAAATCCGGTTACTCATCCTCTGCACCCTTCTTCCCTGCTTGGCTGCCATTGCTGCTGACCTTCCACAAAAAGAAGTTCACGGAGGTCATGGAATTACTCTTCCGGCACCGCCGCCAACGGAGGCCAAGCCAGTGACCGATACCGTTTCGGGACACTCGCTCACCGATCCGTATCGCTGGCTTGAAGATCAATCGAGTCCGGAGACGCGCGCGTGGATCGACTCGCAGATGCGCTACACGCAGCAGTACTTGTCGCAGGTGAAGGTGAGGCCAGAGCTTGTCAAACGGCTCACCGAACTCGAGCACGTCGAGACGATTGGGATCCCAATCGAGCGCAATGACACGTACTTCTATACCAAGCGGCTGCCCGACGAGAACCAGGCATCAATCTACATCCGCAAGGGTCTGCATGGAAGCGATGAACGGCTGATCGATGCGACGAAGTTGAGCGCCGATCAAAATACGTCGGTGCACGTGAATGACGTTTCCGAAGATGCCTCGCTGCTCGCGTACGGAGTGCGTGAGGGCGGAGCCGACGAACAAACCGTTCACTTGATGGACGTACCAAATCGCAAGGAGCTCGCCGACGTTCTGCCCCGCGCGCGTTACAGCGGCGTGAACCTGTCTCCCGACAAGCAGGGACTGTACTACGCAAAATATGAACCCACGGGCACGATCGTCTATTACCACCACATCGGGAGTCCGCTGGATTCCGATCAGCTTGTCTTCGGCAAGGAATACAAGGGCGAGAAGTTCGGACAGATGGAACTCATCTCTCCCGACATCACCGAGAACGGACGATATTTACTAATTTCTGTAGGTCACGGTGTGCCAGCCAAGCGCGTGGACATCTACGCCAAGGATCTGCGCAAGCCCGATTCTGAACTTCGCGAGATGATCCACGGCATCGACAGCCGCTTTACGCCGGTGAACTATGACGACGATCTATATGTCCTGACCGACTACCAGGCCGAGAATTATCGAGTTCTCAAGATAACCATGAGCGATCCGGTTGCCGACAAGTGGCAAGTCATCGTTCCCGAGGGCAAGGATGCCATTTCGGGAATCTCGATCGTCGGCGGCAAACTCTTTGTCACCGGACTGCACGACGTCGTCACCGAGACGCGCATATTCACCCTTGACGGTAAGCAAACCGGCACCATTACATATCCTGCTTTGGGCTCGGCATCGGAGGTCTTCGGGCGCGAAGATTCCAAACACGGTTTTTACACATTCGATTCCTTCAACATCCCTCCTGTGATTTATCACTACGACATTGCGACTGGAAAGGCTGATGTTTTTGCCAAACCCAAGGTCCCGTTCAACTCCGACGCATACGAAGTGAAGCAGGTCTTCTACAACTCGAAAGACGGCACGCGCGTGCCCATGTTTATTTCGTCGAAGAAAGGTCTGAAGCAGAACGGGAGCGTACCGACCTTAATGTACGCATACGGCGGTTTTCTGCTTTCGCAAACTGCGCATTGGAATCCTGAGTACGCCTGGTGGATGGAACAAGGCGGCTTCTACGCGCAACCTAACCTGCGCGGTGGAGGCGAGTACGGTGAAGCCTGGCACAAGGCGGGCATGTTCGAGAAGAAGCAAAACGTCTTTGACGATTTCTTCTCCGCGGCCGAGTACCTGGTCACAAACAAGTACACCTCGCCTGCGCGTCTAGCCATTCGCGGACGCTCCAATGGCGGCCTGCTGATGGGGGCTGCGCTCACGCAGCGTCCATATCTGTTCGGAGCGATTTGGGTCGGCTATCCGTTGCTCGACATGATTCGCTTCCACAAGTTCCTCGTCGGGCGCTGGTGGACGTCGGAGTACGGCTCTGCTGAAGAACCTGAGCAATACGCATACCTGATCAAGTACTCTCCGTATCAGAACGTGAAGGCGGGCACGAAATATCCAGCGATCATGCTGAATACCGGCGATTCGGATACGCGTGTGGCTCCGCTGCACGCACGTAAGATGACTGCATTGCTTCAAGCCGAGGACGGAAGTGATCGCCCTGTGCTGCTGCATTACGAGCTCAAAGCGGGACACAGCTCCGGAGTCTCGCTTCAGCAACTGGTCAACGACACAGCAGACGAGCTGGCTTTTCTCTGGAATGAAACCAGTGGGAAGTAG
- a CDS encoding shikimate kinase has translation MTSESELVVLVGFMGAGKTTVGRELARVLNWSFYDLDALIEGRTGRTVPALFAEQGESGFRKLEAQSLRELLKTLEDEPAAIALGGGAFVQETIRQIIRDHSASVVYLDVGLEEALRRCASAPGYRPLLQDRDQITFLYEERLPFYRTAHATVRTDGKTPLAVAQEIASTLQLSPGNQEAE, from the coding sequence ATGACGAGTGAATCGGAGTTAGTTGTACTCGTCGGATTCATGGGGGCCGGCAAGACTACAGTCGGCAGGGAACTTGCTCGAGTGCTGAATTGGTCGTTTTACGATCTTGACGCGCTCATCGAAGGCCGCACTGGTCGGACGGTTCCAGCGCTGTTTGCCGAGCAAGGCGAGTCAGGTTTTCGCAAGTTAGAAGCCCAATCGCTGCGTGAACTTCTCAAAACGCTCGAAGACGAGCCGGCCGCTATCGCTCTGGGTGGCGGCGCCTTCGTGCAGGAAACAATCCGGCAGATTATCCGCGACCATTCCGCCTCTGTGGTGTATCTGGACGTGGGCCTGGAAGAGGCATTGCGCCGTTGCGCCTCAGCTCCCGGTTACCGTCCGCTCCTGCAGGACCGCGATCAGATTACGTTTTTGTACGAAGAGCGGCTGCCGTTTTATCGCACCGCGCATGCGACGGTGCGGACCGACGGAAAAACGCCGCTAGCGGTTGCTCAGGAGATTGCTTCGACTTTGCAGTTGAGTCCGGGAAATCAGGAGGCGGAATGA
- a CDS encoding AI-2E family transporter, with translation MSPVLHATPNRRADILFTVAVLGGLYAAYVVRHMLLLIYVSALFAVVLSPLIQLIARIHIGKWRPGHGIALLILIVGLATVLTLFLVFALPPIFHDARSMASEWPRRLAELANRARNVPFVESIDITKIDDYIAAASGGAFGFFTGLAGSMFGLFTGIVLTSYFIIDGESVFTWAITLFPLDQRERLSRTLLRAEERLRHWLVGQGALMMSIGASSFVVFGLMHVKYYYVLAAFAALANIVPVVGALSSLALASMVAAFDSWHKLLGVLIFYGIYYQLENAFLAPRIMKSTIDLPPLGVITALMIGGTMAGILGALVAVPTAALVAVLVDEYLVQKQRIVTHDHDFEVSRTTHEF, from the coding sequence ATGTCTCCCGTTCTCCATGCCACTCCGAATCGTCGCGCCGACATCCTCTTTACCGTGGCGGTGCTCGGCGGACTATACGCTGCCTACGTCGTTCGCCACATGCTGTTGTTGATCTATGTAAGTGCTCTCTTTGCCGTAGTACTCTCACCTCTGATTCAGCTCATTGCGAGAATTCACATTGGGAAATGGCGTCCGGGGCATGGCATTGCGTTGCTAATCCTGATCGTGGGACTCGCCACCGTCCTGACTCTGTTTCTGGTTTTCGCTCTGCCACCGATCTTTCATGATGCCCGTTCGATGGCTTCGGAGTGGCCGCGTCGTTTAGCCGAACTTGCTAACCGCGCTCGCAACGTGCCTTTCGTGGAAAGCATCGACATAACCAAAATCGACGACTACATCGCAGCCGCATCAGGTGGCGCATTCGGATTCTTCACCGGGCTCGCAGGCAGCATGTTTGGCCTGTTCACCGGAATCGTGCTCACTTCGTATTTCATCATCGATGGGGAAAGTGTATTTACTTGGGCAATCACACTATTCCCGCTCGATCAGCGCGAGCGACTCTCGCGCACGCTGCTGCGGGCTGAGGAGCGGCTGCGGCACTGGCTGGTAGGCCAGGGTGCGCTAATGATGAGTATAGGAGCGAGCAGTTTCGTAGTTTTTGGTTTGATGCACGTGAAATACTACTACGTGCTTGCTGCGTTTGCAGCGCTGGCGAACATTGTTCCCGTTGTGGGAGCGCTGAGTTCACTCGCGCTAGCCAGCATGGTGGCTGCCTTCGATTCCTGGCACAAGCTACTTGGCGTGCTGATCTTCTACGGCATCTACTACCAGTTGGAGAACGCATTCCTCGCGCCGAGAATCATGAAGAGCACCATCGACCTGCCTCCACTTGGCGTGATTACGGCCCTGATGATCGGAGGCACGATGGCCGGGATTCTCGGGGCGCTGGTTGCAGTTCCAACAGCCGCGCTGGTTGCCGTGCTGGTGGACGAATACCTTGTGCAGAAACAAAGGATCGTCACCCACGACCACGACTTCGAAGTGAGCCGCACCACTCACGAATTCTAG